AGAATCTTTCGAAAACCTTGCCATAACAAACTTTCCTTCCTTAAAGTGTTTCGGAAAAATTGAGTCTACTTCTAGAATTTCCCAGCGGATCGAAAAGGAAATTGGGCTGCACGCTCCTTTGATTAAAGACCCTTTTCAGATGGGCTATTATGTCGTGCAAGCCACAAATGCCTCGGTAAACAAAGGATCTGCTCTAAAAGATCTAAAACAAAAACTTCAAATTCCCACGCCGATTATTGCGGCGGGAGATGATAACAACGACCTCAGCATGCTTGAAGAAGCCGATATTCGTGTCATCATGGCCACAGCGCCTGACCACCTACTCCGCACTGCCACTGTCATCGCTCCTCCTGCTCGAGAAAAGGGAATTATTCAAGGAATTCAGAAAGCTTTAAACTTACTTTAACTTTAAACAAGAGGGCCTCATCATGCTTGATACATGGACATACCCTATCACAACTGTCGGAGGACTTATCGTTGCTGCCGATGGAGACGTTTTATTAGTTTATTCTTCAAAATGGAGCCATTGCTATACCACCCCAGGGGGAAAAGTTGAGCTAGGCGAATCTAGAGAAGCAGCCTTTGTGCGAGAAATCAAAGAGGAAACAGGTCTCGAAGTTACGAATATACGCTTCATTTCAACCCAAGAATCGATCTATTCTCCTGAATTTAAAGAGAAAAAGCATTTTATTATGAACGATTTCATCGCGGATTTAGCCCCTGGCTATTCAAAAGAAGATGTCGTGTTAAATGAGGAAGCAGAAAGTTACGTGTGGGTTTCGGTAGAAGAAGCCAAAAAACTTCCACTCAATCGAGAAACACGCTATTTGCTTAATCAGTACGCACACTCCTTACAGAAGTCTCAGTATGGTTTAATTGGATTTGAAAACCATCAAATTCCTTGCATCATTGGTATCCTTCCGCATGAACGTACTCACACCCAAACTATCTTTGTGGATCTCAAAGTGGAAGCTGATTTTAGAAAATGTGCCCTCTCTGATGACATCGTAGACACGGTAGATTATGTCGCTTTAGCAAACGTTTGCTCAGAGTTTGCACAAAAAAGAGGTTACATGCTCATTGAAAAATACGCTTACGATGTGCTTCAAAAGCTTTTGCATGACTACCCGATTAATTGGGCGTGGATCAAAGTGAAAAAACCTGAAGCTTTAAGTTCGGCGGAATTTACCACTGTCGAACTCAAGTTATGCAAAAAAGAGCAATAAAGCGATGAGTTGGATCCTTGTTACTGGGGCAGCCAAAGGGCTTGGCGCTGAAATTTGCCATCAGTTGGCAAAAGAGGGACACTCTGTTGTGATCCACTACAGGACAAGTAGGGATGGGGCTCTTCAAACAGCGGAACGTTGCAAACAATTAGGCGGCAAAGCTGAAGTAATCCAAGGGGATTTTTCATCCGATCAATCTTTACGAGAATTTATCCACAATTATCAACAACGCTTTCCTCATACCGAGGGTTTGGTCAATAATGTCGGCAATTACTTGGTTAAACCCGCCTTAAGCACCTCTTTGCAAGAATGGAACGATCTATTTCAAACAAATTTGACAGCTCCGTTTTTCCTTATCCATGAACTAATCCCGAGCCTTAAAAAACATCAGGGATCGATTGTGAATATAGGAAGTGCTGGAACACACGCATTTTTAAGCAATAGTTACTCTTCTATTTATCATTTAACTAAAACATCTTTGTGGATGCTCACGAAAAATTTAGCTAAAGAGTTAGCTTCCGATTTAGTCCGCGTCAATATGGTTTCTCCAGGGCAATTAGAAAATTCTGTCGACCCTTTACATTATTCAAGGCTCCCTATGAAGCGCTACGGCACTCTGGCTGAAGTGGCTGCAGTTGTCACCTTTTTAATGCACAAACAAAATTCTTATATTACAGGCCAAAATATTGAAGTCACCGGGGGTTTGCATGTTTAAGCAGTTTCAAACGCACGAAGAATCTCTGCGTTATTTAAATGAGCAAGCAGTTGCCAAAGGAAAAGCGCTTCAAAGTCCTCAAACCGGGTTTGTGCACTATTTTTATCACGCCCAAGAGACTGCCCACCACACAATTCCCTTAGTGGAAAATGGGTATTTCATCTTAGCTCTCATGCGGACTAAAACAATTGAGCAGATCAAAGAAGCCAAAGAACTGCTTGATAAAATTTTGCTTTTTCAAAATCAATCGGGCAATTTCCCCATTTATTTACATGAATATCCGAGCTGTAAAGATCGTTTTTTAGGGGCTCATTTGCTTCCGATCTTTTATTGGATTTTGAAAGACTTTCACATCATTTTAGGGCAAGAGCTTAAAGATCGGCTGATTAAAGCCACCACCTCTTTAGCGCTGTATGCTTTAGCCGCTCACGAGGAAAAACCTGGCCCTTATCATTTATCTCTAAAATGTGCCGCGGCGTGGATCGCCTTGGGTGAATGGCTAGAGCTCCCCCGCCTACAAACTGCAGGACACCAACTTTTAGAAACATTCAGGATGAAAGGGATTACAGTTGCCTGGGGTGATCCTCACTGTCTGGGAGAGATTTTAGCAAGCCTTCAAATGATTTATTCAGAAATTGCCGTTTCCCCTTGGGATTTTTTCTGGCATTATCTCTCTGATACTTGGCATTCCCCTACAGGCTGCTATACAGGCCCGGCCAGAAAAGTCTTCCAGGCCGGCTTTCAACCTCAAGGAAGTTTATACGATCTTTATTTAGGGTATTTTGAAAAAACTTTTCCTCACAGACAAACAGATGGGTATCCATACGAACTCTTAGCCTCGCTCATCCAACCGTCTAAAGATCCTTTCATTCCTACCTCCCCTTTAGCAAAAAAGGGGCAGGCTCTTCAAGAACAGTGGACCCTGGTTAAAGAAGAAGTGTATACTTATTGCTTTCTCGAAAACGATAAGGCTTTAGATCCATCTCAATATAAAGGCTATCATCTCTTTCGCTTGCTATGGGGAACCCCTTCTGAGGTGCATAGCTTTGTTTATCAAAAAAGCAAATCCCTTACCGAGATTAGATGCACAGCGCAAAAAGAGCACGTGGAACTCGATCTCCTTTTGGAAGGGCCCGCTCCACAAGAAAATGGAGAGCTTGAAGGGGAAGTTAACTTTTTTGTAGACTTGCATGAAGGCTGTCGAATTTTTGTCGACAATATTCCTGCCACAACTTTTCAACTTAACGATACCTTGCAGCTCAAAAGCCCCCTTCTCTCTTTTTCTATTCAATTTCAATTAACAGAGGGAGAAGCCGTTTTTTTTGGGCACATTCTAAGAGGAAATCGCCCCGCCCAAATTTTAAATAAAGGGGAACAACGGTATGAAGCTTATGATTGGCAAATAGCCATCCGCACTATTAAAAGGTCAGAAAAATGTCGCCTAAAAGTATTAATCGACATCGTGAAAAAATAGCTGTATGTCGAAATATCCTCTGCTTATTTTACAAGTTTTTGCGATAGTGGCAACCTCTTGTTGCAAACCTTGCTCCGTGGAATATGGCCATTTTTATAACCATCTAAATACCTTTTCAAAACCTGAAACTGTCTTTAAGGAGTCCCCTTATTTTCTCGTTGTCCTAGTGAATGCCCGCCATTTAGATTACACTAACAATCGATCTTTTTTGCGCACCTTAGCCAAGCATCCGAGCGATGGCAGCAAGAATAGCGATGTTGGCCATGCCTGGATTTGTTTGAGAGGAATACTCGATGGACAATATGTGGAGATTGAAGGGGGCCACTCGGGTGAAACCGGAGTGATCCAAGCCAGATATTTTGATGGGATTATGGATCTGGTAGAAAAGGGCTCCCCAAATCCTATTTGCTATTTATGGGAAACGCAAAAAGATGGCTTTTTTCAAAATGGTTCAGGAGGACATCGCCCCACTTTTGCCGCCAAAATCGATCTGACAGAAGACCAATTCCATCATATTTTAGCTTTTATCCATACCTACCCTTACCAGGAATACTCGATCACAAAAAATCAGTGCTCTTCTTTTGTAGCCCAAGTCGCAGCGTTAGCAGATTGGGAAATTGCCTGTGAAGTCACGCTGGCAATCGATTCTAAAATTCAGATTGGTCAAGACCAACTAACGCTGTGGAGCGATCTCCACTATGCCACTCTGACTATTTCCAGCCCAGATGTAGTAGAGAAAAGCTTGATGGAAGCAGTCTCTACAAAGCGAGCTCAAGACGCCCGAAAATGGTATTTACATACTCATCCTCAAAGCTCTCGAGCTGCTTTTTTTCAGCTCATTGAAAACATTCAATTGGCCCCTCAAAGGATTCAACGCTTACTTTTATTTCGTTAAACGGCACTTTCGGTTTTTTGGTTAAATGCTGCGCTATCAATTGCCATTCCCATCGCATGCATTCCATTATCCACATGGATTGTCTCACCCGTAATGGCGGAAGCTAAAGGAGATAAAAGAAAAGCGGCCACATTGCCTACTTCGATAGGGGTTAAATCTTTTTGCAAGGGAGCATTCGCTTGTGCATAATCAATCATTTTATCTATAAATCCAATGGCTCTTGCAGCCCGACTACGCAGAGGGCCTGCAGAGATGGCGTTTACGCGAATATTCCATTTACGTCCGGCTTCCCATGCTAACGTGCGCGTGTCACTTTCCAGAGCAGCTTTGGCAGAACTCATCCCTCCCCCATACCCTGGAATAGCTTTTTCAGAAGCAATATAGGTAAGAGAAATGGTACTTCCTCCAGCATTCATGATAGGCCCTAAATGCGCTAAAAGACTGATAAAGGAGTAAGTTGAAGCACTCAAAGAAGCAAGATACCCCTGCCTAGAAGTTTCCAAAAGAGGCTTTTGAACTTCTGGTGCATTTGCAAGGGAATGTACAAAATAATCGATCTTTCCAAAATCTTGACCGATCTGCAAAGCAACATCCTGAATGGTATAGGCATCACAAGATTTATAACGCTTATTTTCCCTGGTTTCTTCAGGAACCTCTTCCATTTTGTCAAACGATGCATCTAAAGGGTAAATTTTAGCAAATTGCATCATATTCCCATCTGATAAAAGGCGCGATTGATCGTATTTGCCGCTTTCTAAGCTTGTTTGAAAAATTTTCATCACAGGCGCCCACGTGCCTACCAGAATCTCGGCCCCCGCTTCCGCTAATGATTTTGCAATGGACCACCCAAAGCCTTGATCATCGCCAATTCCTGCTATAAAAGCTTTCTTTCCTTTAAGGTCTATTTTAAGCATACATTCTCCTGCAAGTTTGATAGAGATAAATCCAAAAAAGCGATGATAGCAAATGGGGGGATTTAATCCTCCCACAATCAACGTTGCAAAATATTATGCTCGAGTAGCCAGTCTCTATAATTATTCACTTCTGTTTGATCAATCTTTTGAGATTGGGCCAAAATGGGGTAAGTCAGCTTCCAAGCCTCTCTTTCCCACTCCCTCGCCTTGTCTCCTTTATCGGGGTTGGCTTTAAGATAGATGTCAAAAGCTTCATCGGGGTTCTTCTGACAATACACTATCGTTTCTTGCATGGCAGCTTGCAGCTTTTCCACAAACTCAGGAGAAGCTTGCAAAGAGCCTTCTTTGGCAATCAGAATGAGCTCTTGATAAGGAGGAATTCCCAAATCGTTCATTGTAAAGAAGTCCGTTTCAATTCCTAGCGAACGTAAATGGGGCACCTCAATATTCCAATAAGCATCATACACAGCATCCACTCGCTTTGCTGCAAGTGCGCTTACTAGATCAAAGCTCACATTATGCATGGCTTGAGGCGCGATATGACGTTGCTTTAATAGGACTTGCAAAGATTTAAAATTCATCCCATTCATGCTAAATCCAATCACCTTGCCATTCAAATCTTCTAAGGCATGAATCCCTCCCTCTTTGTGATACAGCAAGGAATTGAGTGGCTCTTGGATGAGAACCCCTACCATTGATAACTTAGCTCCTTTTTGCATGGCTTGAAGCGCTTCGGTCGTATAGTAGACAGCTAGGTCAGCTTGCCCAGACATTAAATACCCTACAGCGTCACTTGGATCGTGCAACTTCAAAATCTGCAGATCTATCCCCTTTTTTTTGAAAAATCCCTTATCAATTCCCACATAAAGAGCCACATGATTAGGATTGGGGACCCAATCCAATAGAAGCTTTGTCTCCTTTTCTTTCGGTGAAGGTTGACATCCAAAGACTATGGTAATCAAAGCGGCCGCAGCTACACCATTCACTGATAATCGCCAAGTTTTTCGATTTTTCACCGCTTTTTCTACGGCTGTCATTCCTAAGTAAAGAGCTAAGCTAATAAAAGTTAGGCAAAATAAGGCTCCAAAGGTGATTTCTAAATCCGTTTCTCTTCTGCTTTGAAGCATCAAAATTCCTAAACCCTCCTGAGCGCCTGCCCATTCTCCCGCAATTGCCGCAATGCCTGCAATTGCCGCTGAGATCCGAAAACCGGCAAAAATATGGGGAAGAGAGGAGGGAAGCTGTAACTTAAAGAAAAACTGCCAAGGGGTTGCCTTTAAGGTTTTAAAATAATCGGTTAAATGCTGGGGAGTGGATAAAAGCCCTTGATAAATATTCATGGTCAAGGGGAAAAAAATCATTAAAGCAGTGGGCAGTACAATCGCCGTGTAAGACCAGCCAAACCACATTACCATTAAGGGTGCCAGGGCAAACATGGGAATGCATTGAATGATAATAAAAAGCGGCTGTAAAATCATGCGCATGGATTCCCAAAAGGCCATCATCCAAGCTAAAGGAAAAGCCACCAGCAAGGCTAAGAGAAAGCCCCCTCCCATTTCTTTTAAGGTGATGCCTGTATGAAACAGTAAACGATCCGATTTTTGCCAGGTACAAAGAAGAATGCGAGATGGGGGAGGAAGGACAAAAAGAAGTTCAGAAAAAAAACGGCTGCAAAATTCCCACGATCCGATTAGAAAACAAAATGCAATGAATGGAACCCATGTTTTTTTAGCCATAAGTTATCCTCTCAAATAAACTACTTATGTAAAAGAAAGATTTATTTTTGCGTCGCATTATTGCCGATTAAATCATTTTTTGCAATAAATGAATACGTTTTTTCTATTTTATTTTACAAAACGTTCCTCTTTATAGCCGCTTAAGATTAAGGTTTTTATTCTTAGCCGTCAGCCTTTTCAACTTAGCTAGCAGGCTATTTTCTGCGAAAAAGTTTTGGTATTGGTATCTAAAATATCGAGCTCTCCATAAGCAACGCTCAAAACCGCTTCCTATGTAATTTTAAATGAACGAAATCCAAAATTTGATGGCTTATCTATCGAAATAGTCTTATTTAGTGCTAAAGGCTTGTATAGGAAGACAAAATTAGCATTGTAAACCCATGCTTGCCACTAAGCCGCCACTTTCAGGTAATTTTGGCCAATCCTTGTTTCAACCATGACTATAACTTATTGTTTATCCTACAACAAGACAGCCCCGGGGGAAAGAAGTAGACAGTGGGCACAACGAGAGGCTGAAATCTATTGGGAAATTACCTGAAAGCTTAAAAAATCTCATTTTATCTAGCAAAAATTTTGGTATGTGGCATTAATTATTGCCTGGCTATTACCATCTTGACGTCAGTTCAATTTTTTAGCTAATTTGCTACCAGAAACTAAAGAGTAT
This window of the Parachlamydia sp. AcF125 genome carries:
- a CDS encoding ABC transporter substrate-binding protein — translated: MAKKTWVPFIAFCFLIGSWEFCSRFFSELLFVLPPPSRILLCTWQKSDRLLFHTGITLKEMGGGFLLALLVAFPLAWMMAFWESMRMILQPLFIIIQCIPMFALAPLMVMWFGWSYTAIVLPTALMIFFPLTMNIYQGLLSTPQHLTDYFKTLKATPWQFFFKLQLPSSLPHIFAGFRISAAIAGIAAIAGEWAGAQEGLGILMLQSRRETDLEITFGALFCLTFISLALYLGMTAVEKAVKNRKTWRLSVNGVAAAALITIVFGCQPSPKEKETKLLLDWVPNPNHVALYVGIDKGFFKKKGIDLQILKLHDPSDAVGYLMSGQADLAVYYTTEALQAMQKGAKLSMVGVLIQEPLNSLLYHKEGGIHALEDLNGKVIGFSMNGMNFKSLQVLLKQRHIAPQAMHNVSFDLVSALAAKRVDAVYDAYWNIEVPHLRSLGIETDFFTMNDLGIPPYQELILIAKEGSLQASPEFVEKLQAAMQETIVYCQKNPDEAFDIYLKANPDKGDKAREWEREAWKLTYPILAQSQKIDQTEVNNYRDWLLEHNILQR
- a CDS encoding dihydroneopterin aldolase; this encodes MLDTWTYPITTVGGLIVAADGDVLLVYSSKWSHCYTTPGGKVELGESREAAFVREIKEETGLEVTNIRFISTQESIYSPEFKEKKHFIMNDFIADLAPGYSKEDVVLNEEAESYVWVSVEEAKKLPLNRETRYLLNQYAHSLQKSQYGLIGFENHQIPCIIGILPHERTHTQTIFVDLKVEADFRKCALSDDIVDTVDYVALANVCSEFAQKRGYMLIEKYAYDVLQKLLHDYPINWAWIKVKKPEALSSAEFTTVELKLCKKEQ
- a CDS encoding enoyl-[acyl-carrier-protein] reductase, which gives rise to MLKIDLKGKKAFIAGIGDDQGFGWSIAKSLAEAGAEILVGTWAPVMKIFQTSLESGKYDQSRLLSDGNMMQFAKIYPLDASFDKMEEVPEETRENKRYKSCDAYTIQDVALQIGQDFGKIDYFVHSLANAPEVQKPLLETSRQGYLASLSASTYSFISLLAHLGPIMNAGGSTISLTYIASEKAIPGYGGGMSSAKAALESDTRTLAWEAGRKWNIRVNAISAGPLRSRAARAIGFIDKMIDYAQANAPLQKDLTPIEVGNVAAFLLSPLASAITGETIHVDNGMHAMGMAIDSAAFNQKTESAV
- a CDS encoding SDR family oxidoreductase; amino-acid sequence: MSWILVTGAAKGLGAEICHQLAKEGHSVVIHYRTSRDGALQTAERCKQLGGKAEVIQGDFSSDQSLREFIHNYQQRFPHTEGLVNNVGNYLVKPALSTSLQEWNDLFQTNLTAPFFLIHELIPSLKKHQGSIVNIGSAGTHAFLSNSYSSIYHLTKTSLWMLTKNLAKELASDLVRVNMVSPGQLENSVDPLHYSRLPMKRYGTLAEVAAVVTFLMHKQNSYITGQNIEVTGGLHV